One segment of Nostoc piscinale CENA21 DNA contains the following:
- a CDS encoding lysophospholipid acyltransferase family protein: MIKLDFSQDTQQLKPTSQKSLNHQVADTTSQVSPLLGPIAYHLGRHLLLPLFFGRITITGQHNVPTTGPIILAPTHRSRWDALIVPYATSLITGADLRFMVTITECQGVQGWFVRRLGGFPVDPQHPTISTLRHGVSLLEQRKTLVIFPEGGIFRDGKVHTLKPGIARLSLTAEMNHPGLGVKIVPMSINYSEPYPNWGTDVHINIGNPINVAEYTNGLVKQNAKRMTDELAKALQSLNHQEAEVTNGQWSMVNGQ; this comes from the coding sequence ATGATAAAACTTGACTTCTCCCAAGATACGCAACAGCTAAAGCCAACATCACAGAAATCATTAAATCATCAGGTGGCTGATACTACCTCACAGGTTTCTCCTTTGTTAGGGCCGATAGCGTATCATTTGGGACGACATCTGCTGTTACCTTTGTTCTTTGGCAGAATTACCATCACCGGACAACACAATGTTCCCACAACAGGCCCGATTATCTTAGCTCCCACCCACCGATCGCGTTGGGATGCGTTAATTGTTCCTTACGCTACGTCTCTGATTACTGGCGCAGATTTGCGCTTTATGGTGACTATCACTGAATGCCAAGGTGTACAAGGCTGGTTTGTACGTCGTTTAGGTGGGTTCCCTGTAGATCCACAACATCCGACAATTTCCACCTTACGACATGGAGTTTCTTTACTAGAACAGCGAAAAACTTTGGTCATCTTTCCCGAAGGTGGCATTTTCCGCGATGGTAAAGTTCATACTTTAAAACCAGGAATTGCCCGCTTGTCTTTGACTGCCGAAATGAATCACCCAGGGCTAGGAGTCAAAATTGTTCCCATGAGTATCAATTACAGTGAACCCTATCCTAACTGGGGAACGGATGTGCATATTAACATCGGCAACCCAATTAATGTTGCAGAATATACTAACGGTTTAGTTAAGCAAAATGCAAAACGTATGACAGATGAGTTAGCTAAGGCGCTGCAAAGCTTAAATCATCAAGAAGCAGAAGTGACTAATGGTCAATGGTCAATGGTCAATGGTCAATAG
- the tadA gene encoding tRNA adenosine(34) deaminase TadA, whose translation MSIEYPEYWTHRQWMSRALEIAQAAGEAGEIPVGAVIVDGRGNLIAEGENRKERDKDPTAHAEIVAIKAASQILHSWRLYECTLYVTLEPCPMCAGAIVQSRLGTLVYGVDDTKTGAIRTVLNIPDSAASNHRLQVLGGILESACRQHLQAWFATRRLQQKTTDSKKTVQS comes from the coding sequence ATGTCTATCGAATATCCAGAATATTGGACACATCGTCAATGGATGAGTCGGGCTTTAGAAATCGCCCAAGCCGCAGGAGAGGCGGGTGAAATTCCAGTCGGCGCTGTCATCGTCGATGGTAGAGGAAATTTGATTGCTGAAGGTGAAAATCGCAAAGAACGAGACAAAGACCCAACAGCCCACGCGGAAATTGTAGCGATTAAAGCAGCATCGCAAATTTTACATAGCTGGCGACTGTATGAATGTACATTATACGTAACTTTAGAACCTTGTCCGATGTGTGCAGGTGCGATCGTACAATCACGGTTGGGGACGCTTGTATATGGAGTGGACGATACTAAAACTGGCGCAATTCGGACTGTGCTGAATATTCCCGATAGTGCTGCTTCTAATCATCGTCTGCAAGTCCTGGGAGGTATTCTAGAATCAGCTTGTCGTCAACATTTACAAGCTTGGTTTGCCACTCGCAGACTTCAACAAAAAACTACAGACAGCAAGAAAACTGTCCAATCATAA